The segment ATGGACTGTCAGAGGGGCCAACGCAATTATCGCCCTACGTTGCTGTCAGATCAGTGGCCGGTGGGAGGAGTTTTGGGGAAATCGGGCAACGGGGTGAGAAGCTTACCCATAAATTTGTCTTACACCCCCCGGAACTGGGTGCGCGGGGGATTGCAGGCGGAGGTTGACGGGGTGTTGATGCGGAAGCACGTTACAGGTGTTGTTGGACCTTTGTCTTGATGGCCGATTTCGCCATGGCGCCGACGATCTGCTCGACCTGCACCCCATCTTTGAAGAAGAGGATGGTCGGAATGCTTCGGATGCCGAATCGAGCCGAAGCCTGTCGATTCTCGTCCACATTCAGCTTGGCGATCGTGATCTGCCCCTCGCACTCGACCGCTAATTCTTCAAGGATCGGAGCAATCATCCGGCATGGACCGCACCATTCAGCCCAGAAATCAACCAGGATCAGTCCAGTCCCTTTGATAACCTGTTCGTCAAAATTATGGTCAGTGACCTCAACGATCTTGCCTGACGCCATACATCCCTCCCGCTTTGCGCTTAATGCAGCAATGCCCTTACCGGGCCCCCCCCCGCAAGGGCAATCGTATGTTGCCCCTCATACTAAGAGAGATGAGATCGGCTGTCAAGCTGTTTGAAGGGGCCTGACTAACCTCTCACGTTGCAACTTGGAATAAGGAGACTGTTACGGCTTCTGGGAAGTGAGGCGCTTCCCGTCGAGCTCCACGACCAACAGCGTGCGAGAGAGAGCAGCAGCACCCGCCCGTTTTTGGTGAGCACGATCATCCCGTGCCCGCTTAACTCCAGAGCCTGGCTCAGAAGCGTCATCTCCGCTGCATCTGCGTGTCGGACGTCATTCTGCGTTAACCGCTCCATCCCGTGCTCCCCCTGCTGAGGGCAAAGCTATATACGCCAAAAAGCGTATTGCTACTACACGGGTGCCTATGATAAGTTAACTGGAAATTAAAGGGGACAGGTCCTAACGATCTGTATCCTCAGACCAGCGAGTTTTGACCTCAACGGCGCCTACTTCCCTTTGATTTTGAGTGGCAAGGTGCGGATGGCAGGCCGGGAAGGAGGTAGGGCTGTAAAGCGCTGAATGGTGAAGACGCTTCCGGGGCCACGAGGCGTGAAATCCGGCATGAGATGTCATACGGATGAGTTGCAAGCAGGGTTGGGATAACATTCAGTCACAACATGTAACGTTAACGTAGATGGTAGTCTGAGATTCTATTCTGGCCAACGAATAGGGAGAGAAGATATGATGATCAGCAAAAGATTCAAGACGAATATGTCCGTCACGTTCGCCATCAGCGGCATGCTCCTCAGTACAATCATGCTGTCCGGAGGCGCAGCCTACGCAAAAAGCTCCGACAAAGACTGCAGTCAAGTGCCCACCCATTCTGCCCTCAAGTCGGCTCTCACGACCGCCCGTAACGACGCAAGCAACAACGGGGGATTTGACCTCGACATGTGGGGTACCATCGTCAATCGCGATGGCTTCGTTTGTGCGGTCGCCTTCACTGGCGCCGATCGCGGCTCCCAGTGGCCTGGTAGTCGGGTGATCTCCGCCCAGAAGGCGAACACAGCCAATGCGTTCAGCTTGGCGGGCCTCTCCCTGTCCACTGCAAACCTGTGGGCGGCTGTACAGCCCGGTGGTTCGCTGTTTGGGTTGCAGCACAGCAACCCGGTCGACACAGGGGAAGCCTACGATGGACCGTCCTCAAAATTCGGTCAGTCGAACGATCCCCTGGTTGGCGGCAGGATGGGAGGCGTGAATGTGTTCGGCGGCGGGTTGGCCATGTACAACTCTTCCGGCGTTCTAGTCGGTGCTGTTGGCGTCAGCGGTGATACGTCGTGCGCTGACCATAACATCGCATGGCGAACCCGGCACACCTTGAACATGGACTTTGTGCCAGGCGGAGTTGGTGCCGACGCAACTCGCGCTGATAACATCAATTATCAGGGAATTGTGGCGGCACCAAGCGTCGCGAATGACTTCTCTCACCCGATCTGTAAGATTGGTGGTGCCGACGGTGTTTCAGCGATCAGCGCTGCGTTGCCGGTAACGCAATAGCTTGGGGTGACAGCAGGACGAGTCAGGGGATAGCTTGACGAGCGCGGATCGTGATGTGATGTTCTACTGACACGGCGACATCTGCCCAAGGATTCATCGGCAGGAGCGTTCAAATGGCCAGTGGGCTGTGGCATCACAGGTGTGCTACAGCCCACTGCCATGTTCGGCGCTTCCTCACACCTTACTACTCAGGTGTTTAGGCTGAAGGCTGTTAGTCGTTGCACATGAACAGAATCAAGGCGCCCAGAACCTTTTCGGTCTCCATAAGAACTGTAACATCATGAAAAACGAGGTTGTCGTAATCACAATATGCTGTCCAAATTGTCAGTACAAACTACTACATTCAAAACCCCCTCAATCCCCCTTTCTCAAAGGGGGAAATATGGTGCCCCTCTGGATTCCCGCTCACCGCTTCAAGCATGCGGGGACAAGCTTCGCTGGAATGACGTCAATTTTTGTGATTTATGACAGAAAGCTGAGTTGACGGCACGGCACAAGTATGCTATCCGTAGCCTATGAAGAAATCGACACAGGCGGCCGCGGAATCGCTTCCTAACTCTGTCTGCGGCTATCATTTTCAAGACCTGACGCTCCTTAAGGCTGCCTTAACCCACCCCTCCTCGACCGATCCCTCGCAGGCGGATGTGCGTCTTCACTATCAGCGGCTCGAGTTCCTTGGAGATGCAGTCTGGAGCCTCTATGTTAGCGATGCCCTCGTCTCCCTGCTTCCGACAGCCTCGGAGGGCGAGCTCACCATACGTCGAGCGAGCCTTGTGAGCGGCGCTGCGCTGGCCGAAATGGCGATGTCCCACGGCCTTGCACCGCTGCTCTTACTGAGCAAGGGAGAGGAGTTAACGGGGGGCAGGCAAAAGGCCAGAGTCCTCGCAAGTACTTTTGAGGCGGTGATAGGGGCGATCTACCTGGACGATGGCGTAAGGGAAATCCATAACCTGGCGCGTGAGGCGTGTGTCAACGCCCTCAGCGGGGAAGCGTTGGACCACGATCCAAAAACCGCCTTGCAACAGCTTGCTCAATCGCTCCTTCGCGCGACCCCACGGTATCGTCTGCTCTGTCGATCCGGACCTCCTCACGCCCCAACATTCGAGGTCGAGGTGGTCGTCGAGCGATCACCGATTGCGAAGGGAAAGGGACGAAGCAGGCAGGAGGCCGAGCAGGAGGCTGCTCGAGCCGCACTCATATTACTGCCTGACCTAGTATCTACAGTAACTACTCAGGTAGATAGGCTGAAGGCTGAAGGCTGAAGGCTCTAAATCATCTTGCAAGACACGAATCAAGCGATTCCAGGCTGGTTCGGCTTCTACGAATTTTGGTTCTCTCGGAGGGGAATCCTTATTGGCCAAGAAGCCAACACGCTTCGACATCTTGTGCCTTCATCGTTTTATCCCTAAAAGGCTTCAGCCTTCAGTCTATCTACCTGAATTATTTGTATCTACAACATCTAGTAGTCAAATATAAGTTAACCACTGAGACTTGTATTTTGTCTTGACAAATGGGGAACGGGGTTGGTAGTTTGTGTGGCAACGCCGGGTCGTTTCTGAAATCAGTTCTTGGAGGTCTCACCATGAATCACAGTAGGGCGGCGCTAGTAGCTGCCGGCGGTAGGCTTAATGCAGCATTTCACAACTTTACCCACGAATCCGTTCACCCTGAGCCAGTCGAAGGGTGGCCTTCCCGTTCATGGTTCGACAAGCTCACCACGAACGGATACGTGACCGTAATTGTGAAGCGGACCACTTAGGCGATGAGGCTTCTGCGATTAACGGCTTTCGGCTTCAAGTCGTTCGCTGAGAAGGTCGAGGTAGCCTTCGAGCCTGGCGTCACCGCTATTGTCGGCCCGAACGGATGCGGCAAGAGCAATCTCTCCGACGCGATTCGGTGGGCCCTCGGCGAGCAGCGCGCGAAGTTGCTGCGCGGGGATCGCATGGACGATCTGATCTTCGCCGGGAACAGCGTCCGGAAGCCGCTTGGCATGGCGGAGGTTTCTCTGATCTTTACGGATAACTATGGCAACATCCCGACTGAATTTCACGAAGTTACGGTCACTCGCCGATTGTACCGTTCCGGTGAAAGTGAATACCTCCTGAATCACGTTCCGTGCCGCCTGCGCGATATCACCGATCTGTTCCTGGATACCGGGTTCGGATCCGAGCCTTATGCACTGATCGAACAAGGCAGCATCGGTAATATCGTCAGCGCCAAGCCCTCCGAGCGTCGGCTCCTCATTGAGGAGGCTGCCGGCATCATGACCTACAAGGTCCGGAAGAGGTCTGCCCTCTCCAAGCTGGAGGCGGCGGAACTTAACCTGCTCCGGGTGAGCGACATTATCCAGGAGGTGGAGCGACAAAGGAATTCCCTCAAACGGCAGGCGAATAAGGCGGAGCGCTATCGCACCTACCAGGACCGGGCGCTTGAGCTCAAGGGCTTTCTGAAGTTCTCCGAACTGCAGCGGTTGCGGCAGCAGCTCACGCTACTCCAGGATTCAGCCCTTGCAGCGCAAGGCGAGGTGGACTCGCTGCAGGCCGCAGTGGTTGCCGTAGAGGCTGAACAGGAGGCCGTACGAATCCGCGAGCTAGAGCAGGAACAGGCGAGGGCTGTCTCGCAGGAGCGACTCCACGAATTGCGGACCCACCTGTCTCGCGATGAAGCCGAGCTCAACCACTTGCGACAGATGTTGGATGAATCAGCGCTTCGGAAAAAGGAGCGGCGGGACCGCTCGGCACACCTGCAGAGTCGACGTGTAGCCCTGGCGCAGCAGGAGGCCGAAGTCAGAGAGCAGGAACAGCTTCTGGCCGGCGAGCTGCATGCCAGCCGCGCGCAGCTCGATCTCAAGTCTTCGGAACTACATGTGCTGGAGGAGACGATCGCGACGGCGGCGCAAGCGTTCGAGGCCAAGCGACGACGTCTCATCCAGGACGCGGCAGCCCTGGCAGACCGTCGCAATCACCTGACCGGCCTCCGAGAGCGGCAACGTCTCTACGGCACGCAGCGTGATGTGGCCGCCCTGCGCACGGCTCGGATCGAGCAGCAGGATCGCGACCTGGTCCCCTTGGAGGAGGAACAGCGCGCCGTCCTCGAGCGGGCGGTCGCACAACTGACCCTCCTGCAGGCAGAGCGGAAGGAGCTGACACAGCAAACGGCTGAGGAGGAAACCGAGCGGGAGTCCAACAAGCCTCAACTAGAGGCAATCAGGGGGGAGTCGGCCAAACTCCACAGTCGCCTGGCTTCACTCATCGAGCTCAGTCAGAGCTTTGAAGGGTACGCTGACGGCCACCGGTACCTGCTCCAGCAAAAGGCCCAGGGTGAGGCGAGGCTCCACGGGTTGCGGAACTCGCTGGCCGAGTTGCTTGAGGTACCTGATCGCTACGAACGCGCCATCGAAGCACTGCTCGGCGATGCCTTGCAGGGTCTGGCGATGCAACGGGCGGAAGACGTCCAAGAGGCCATACGGTTGCTCACCGAGCGAGGACAGGGTCGTGCAACCTTCCTCCTTCACCCGGAAGCGATCAGCGGTCAGCGGTCAGCGATCAGCGATCAGGACGGAACGCCGGCGGCTAGGCTGCGTGAGATCATTCCTTCCTCAGGGGCTTCTGTCGAGGGTCTTGCGCTCGATTTGATCCGCTTCGCCGAAGGCGATCGGCCGCTGGTGGAAGCCCTCCTCGCCGACGGGGTCATCGTCAGGGAGTTGTCCGATGCGCTCGCGCTCAGAGCCTCCCTCCCCTCCCCCTTTGCGATAGCGACACTTACCGGCGAGCTCGTCACCAGTCGGGGAATCATCGCCGGCGGCCCGGGAGGAGATTCCGGCATCCTTCCGCGACGACGGGAAATCGCCCGGCTTCAGGGTCGTGTCCGAGAGCTGCACGACAGTCTTCAGGCTGTCGAAACCTCATGGGAGGCGTCCTGTCGCCGCTCGGCCCATTTTGCGGAATCGTTGGAGTTGCTTAACCAGCGCCTCCACGAATTGGAGATTGAGCGCCTCAAGGCGGAGGCGACCTGTTCCCATACGAGCGGGGAACGGCGACGCCTCATGCAGCAGATCGAGGTGCTGACCTATGAAGCCAGGAGTCATGAAGAGGACCTTCGCGTACTCAGTGAGGAGATCCGCACGATCGAGCACTCGCTATTAGAGCTCGAGGGACGAGACCAGGCGACTCAGATCGAGACCGTGAAGCTCGAGGCCGAGGCAGTCGCCCGGCAGCAGGAACGGGACGGCCTCATCCGGGAGGTGGGAGAATCCCGCGTCCAGCTCACGGCGCTGCTAGGTCGTCGGGAGATCCTGACCCACAGCCTTACCAGGACTGTCGAAGAGCTGGGCCAGGTGGGGGGCGAGCTGGAGTCGCTTGAAGGCGAGCTTGTCGAGCAACAGCTTCGGGAGACCAAGATGGAGGCCGCTGTGATACAGCTTCAGACGCGGCTTACTTCCCTGGTTGCGGAGGAGCAAGTGGCGCAGCGGCTCGTCGTCACACAGGACGAGGCGCGCCGGGAGCTGAGTGAGAGGCGCCAGTCCATTGACGATCGCCTTCGGGGGCTAAAGCAGTCGCTGGCAGAAAAGCAACAGGCCTGGAGTGACGCGGCGATCCGACTCGCAGAACTGCGAAACACGATCTCGCTCCTTGAGGAGGCACTGAGAAAAGAAGGACCTCAAGAGGTGGAGGCCATTGCCCTGCGACTCTCCAGCAGCGGCCTCGAGGTCGAAGCGGCCAACAATGAACTTGACAATCTGACGACCAAGATCGCGGAACTGGGCGCGGTCAATATGGCTGCATTGGAGGAATATCAGGAGCTGGCCGAGCGGCACAGCTTCCTCTCCGCTCAGGTCGAAGACCTCTCATCGTCAGCTCACTCTCTCCGGACAGCCATTTCGGAGATCAATCATACGATTCAGCAGCGGTTCAACGAGACCCTCGAGACCGTGGCCGGCCATTTGGATCGGCTCTGGAATTGCCTCATCCCGGGAGGCCAGGCGTTTCTCAGCCTGGCCGAACTCGAGCCTGGGGAGGAGGAGCCAGGCGTCGAGATGGCAGTTCGGATCCCCGGCAAGCGCGCTGCCCTCAATCTGCTGTCAGGAGGCGAGAAGGCGTTGGCGGCGCTCTCTCTCCTGCTGGCGTTGTTTCACACCCGTCCCAGCCCATTCTGCCTATTGGACGAAGTCGATGCCCCCCTTGACGACGCGAATGCCGAGCGCTTCGCCTCCCTTCTGAAGGAAATGGCATCAAGCGCCCAGTTCCTCCTCATCACTCACAACAAGCGGACGATGGCGGCCGCAGACCTCTTGTACGGGGTCACCATGGAGGAGCACGGCGTCTCGAAGCTCCTCTCTCTTCGCATGGGTCGAGCTGCTTGACGTGGGGATTGACAGGTAGGTCTGCATGATCATGAACGACACAGCACGGAAAGGCCTTTTCGGGCGATTCGTGGCCGGCCTCGCTCGAACCCGCCAAGGATTGGTGGGGCAGATTGAGCGACTATTTGGCGGGAATATCCCAACTGCTGCTAATCTGGAGACACTCGAAGAACTCCTGATCGCCGCCGATTTCGGTCCGGCGCTGGCGCAACAACTCATGGCGCCCCTTCAGGAGCGTCTTGGCCGCCGTGATCTCAGTAACCTTGATCAGGTAGAGGCCGCCCTCAAGCAAGGTATCCTCGCTATCCTGAACGGGACCGCTCCTCCACCTTCGTCCATAGATCATCATACTAAACCCCAGGTTTTGCTCTTTCTCGGAATCAACGGTTCCGGCAAGACCACCACTATCGGGAAGCTCGCGAACCGTCTCAGCAGCAACGGCGGGCTCGTGGTGTTAGCCGGGGCCGACACCTTTCGGGCGGCGGCCATCGAGCAGCTTCAACTGTGGGGCCGGCGCGTGGGCGCCGATGTGATATGCCACCAGGCCGGAGCCGATCCCTCTGCTGTCGTATTCGATGCCGTGCAAGCCGCATGCTCACGCGGCGCAAGCCACCTGCTTATCGATACCGCAGGTCGCCTGCACACCAAACGAAATCTGATGGAGGAACTGAAGAAGATCCAGCGAGTGGCTTCCCGGCAGATGCCGGACGCGCCTCACGAACGGATCATGGTTATCGATGCCACGTCTGGCCTGAACGCACTGGTCCAGGCAAAGGCATTTCATGAGGCTGTGGGACTGACTGGCCTGATCTTGACCAAGCTGGACGGCACCGCAAGGGGCGGCGTCGTAGTCGCTATCGCCGATCAGTTGAAACTGCCGATCACCTTCGTCGGTCTGGGCGAGGGCGTTGACGACCTGCAGCCGTTTGTGCCAGAAGCCTTCACGGACGCCCTGTTCGCACGATCCTAGCATCCCATCCGATCAGTTTTCATCTTGACACCCCTGTGACCCAGTGCTAGGGTAAATGGTTGTATTTACTAAGAAAGTACGCTTTCTCTTATTGAGGCGAGATGTTAACGTACTCAGGTAGGTAGGCTGAAGGCTGAAGGCTTTTAGGGGTAAAGCAGTGATCACACAGAATTTAGGGCAGTTGATTCGTGCCTTGCGAGATCATGTATAGCCTTCAGCCTTCAGCCTAACCGCCTAAGTAGTTACACGAGATGTTTAGCTCTGACGATGAACTGTTCATGCGGCGCGCCTTGGTGCTTGCGGCAAAGGGGCGTGGACGCACAAGCCCCAACCCGATGGTTGGTGCGGTCGTGGTGCGCGGCGGCAGCATCGTTTCCGAGGGGTACCATGCGCGAGCCGGCGAATCACATGCGGAGGTGGTGGCGATCGAGAATGCGGCCGGGGCGGCGAGCGGTGCTGACCTCTATGTCACTCTTGAGCCGTGCTGCCATCATGGTCTGACCCCACCATGTACCGATCGGATCATTCAGGCCGGCATTCGTCGGGTCGTCATTCCAATCCTTGATCCTAATCCGCTCGTCTCCGGCGAAGGCGTACAGACGTTACGCGAGGCAGGGATTATCGTCGAGCAGGGACTGTTGTCTGAAGAGGCGGCGAGCCTTAACGAAGCCTTTACAAAATTCATCACATGTCGTACCCCGTTTGTGATCCTCAAGGCAGCAGTCAGCCTTGACGGTAAGATTGCCACTCGAACCGGAGACGCTCGGTGGATATCCGGGGAACAATCGCGCGAGCACGTGCACAAGCTGCGGGACCAGGTGGATGCGATCATTGTCGGGATAGGTACGATTCGGCGCGATAATCCCAGGCTCACAACCAGGCTTCCAGCAGGCGGGCACGATCCGATCCGGGTCATCGTGGATGGGCTCGGTCCGCTCCCACTGGAGAGCCAGGTCCTTCAGGCTGGAGCCGCCTCGCGAACCTGGGTCGCCGTGGCTTCTGATGCCCCCCCTCAGCGGATCGAGGCCTTGCTCAACCGTGGGCTGACGGTGCTTGAAGCGGGCGGCTCTCATGGACGGATCAGTCTTGAGCTGCTCCTGAAGCGCCTCGGCGAGCGTGAGGTTACGAGCGTGATGATCGAGGGCGGTGAGGGCGTCTTCACCTCCGCCATTGAAGAGGGGGTCGTCGATAAGTTCCTGCTATTTGTAGCCCCCATGCTGGTGGGGGGAAAGACCGCCCCAAGCCTTTTTGGGGGAGTAGGCGTTGAAGAGATCGGGCAGGCCCTCCGGCTGTCCCGCTTGCGCATCGAACAACTGGGGGGGGACGTGTTGATTGAAGGATACCGCTCGAAGTATGAAGGGACCTGCTAGGCAAACCGGATGTTTACCGGGCTGATCGAAGAGGTGGGTCAAGTCCAGCGGGTACGCCGCGAAGGCGTGATCGCAAAGCTTGCCATCAAAGGGCAACAGACCACCTCTTCTCTCGTCATCGGGGACAGCATCGCGGTCGATGGGAGTTGTCTCACGGTCACGATGACGGCGCATGCCCAGTTCGAGGCCGATCTGTCCGAGGAAACCCTTATGCGTACAACCTTGGGAGAGCTCCAGACCGGCGATCCGGTAAATCTGGAACGGCCCTGCCGCCCTACGGATCGACTGGGGGGCCACTTCGTTACCGGCCACGTCGACGGGGTCGGAACCATCCGCGAGATTCGAGAGACCGGGGGGATGTGGTGGTTGTCGGTCGCCTACCCTGAAGCACTGCGGCCTCTGCTTGTGGAAAAGGGATCCGTAACGGTGGATGGAATCAGCTTGACGGTGGCCGATCTGAATGACCACTCCTTTGGGGCGGCCATTATTCCACACACATACCACGTTACCACACTAGGGCGGAAGCAGGTCGGACGGCGCGTCAACCTGGAGACGGACCTGCTTGGCAAATATGTCGTCCGATATCTCGAGGGACTCGGACCCATCACGAGAAAGGCGACGCTCACCGAATCGCGACTCCGGGATCTGGGATTCGCTTAAGTCGAGTGTACGGAGTAGCCATGGAGAAAACGATCCATTTTCACACCATAGAAGAAGCGATCCGGGACCTGCACGATGGTAAGATGGTGATCGTCGTCGACGACGACGGTCGGGAGAACGAGGGCGACCTCACGATGGCCGCCGAGAAGGTAACCCCGGAGGCGATTAACTTCATGGCCATGCAGGGGCGGGGGTTAATCTGTATGCCCGTCACTGGTGAACGGTTGGATGAACTCCGCATCCCCCCGATGGTCACTGACAACACCTCCCCTCACGAGACAGCCTTCTCTGTTTCCGTCGATGCCAGGCACAAGGTAACGACTGGAATCTCGGCCCATGACCGGGCGATCACCATCCACACCATCATCGACCCTAAGGCAACAGCCGACGATTTAACCAGTCCAGGACATACCTTTCCGCTCCGTGGACGAGACGGTGGGGTGCTGACTCGGGCAGGACATTCCGAAGCCGCTATTGACCTTGCCAGACTGGCTGGCCTGTACCCTGCCGGGGTGATCTGCGAGATCATGCATGACGACGGGACGATGTCCCGGACGCCAGAACTATATCGTTTTGCTCGCACGCACGATTTGAAGCTGATTACCGTCAAAAGCCTGATCGAGTTTCGATTGAAGCGAGAACGATTCGTCAGTCGTATTGCCACGACCACATTGCCGACCCCGTACGGCCGATTCACCCTGATCCTGTATCACAGCCAGATCGACAAGAAAGACCACCTCGCCTTGATCATGGGAGAGATCAACGCCGTAGATGAGACGCTAGTGCGAGTTCACTCCGAGTGCCTCACCGGCGACGTCTTCGGCTCGCTTCGGTGCGATTGCGGGCCGCAGGTGGATAAGTCGCTCGAGCTGATTGCCAACGAAGGCAAGGGGGTCTTTCTGTATATTCGTCAAGAAGGCAGGGGCATCGGCTTGGCGAACAAGCTTCGGGCCTATGAGCTGCAGGATACTGGCCTGGACACGGTGGAGGCCAATGTGCGGCTGGGATTCAAGCCGGATCTCAGAGAGTACGGGATTGGCGCCCAGATCCTGTCTGATCTTGGATTGTGCAATATTCGGCTACTGACCAACAATCCACGTAAGATCGTCGGGCTCGAGGCGTATGGTCTCCATGTGGTGCAGCGGATTCCCATCGAGATTCATCCAACGGCCGAGAATCGCGCGTATCTACAAGCCAAACAGGAGAAACTGGGCCATCTGCTCGAAACATTGTGATTAAAGAAGCGATCAGCGGTCAGCTTTTACTGGCCCTGGCCCGCTTGTTGGCTGCTGAATGCTGATAGCTGAATGCTGATCGCTTCTTTTTCTAGCCCGGAGGTGTGCCTTGAAAACGACCGAAGGAATATACCTGGCCAAGGGGTTTCGATTTGCCTTGGTGGTAACTCGCATGAATGAGTTAATCACCAAACAGCTGCTGGAGGGAGCGCTTGATTGTCTGTTCCGCCACGGCGCGGAGGATGCCGCCCTGCATCTGGTGAAGGTCCCCGGCGCCTTTGAGTTGCCGTACGTAGCAAAGCGCTTGGCCGCATCGAATCGCTATGACGCCATCATCGCGCTTGGGGCGGTCATCCGAGGCGCTACCGCCCACTTCGATTACGTCGCGGGGGAGGCAGCGAAGGGGATCGCCGCAACCAGTCTTGACACTGGCGTGCCCATTATCTTTGGCGTCATCACCGCGAACACGCTTGATGAGGCGATTGAACGGGCCGGGACGAAAGGCGGCAACAAGGGGTTCGACGCGGCACTTTCAGCCATTGAAATGGCCAGCCTCTTCACTCAACTCACATAGTGTACAAGCGAGAGGGTTGTACCCCTCACATAAGCAATGGATAAACGCCACCGAGCCAGGGAGCTTGCGCTCTCACTCCTCTATCAACTTGAATTTCACCCGCTGGAAGCTTTTGAGGAGCAGAATCAGGCCTTCTGGGTAGAGCATCCTATCAAGCCGGAGACCCAGTCGTTGGCTGACGAGCTCGTCCGAGGAACCCGCCACAATCGGAAGCCGATCGATGATCTGCTTTCCTCGCACGTCGAGCATTGGATCCTCTCGCGGCTAGCCCTCGTGGATCTCTGCATCCTTCGCTTGGCCGCTTTTGAGCTGCTCTTTTATGGGAATACACCATGGAAGGTTGCAATCGACGAAGCAATTGAGCTGGCGAAGGCGTTTGGTGGGAAGGACTCCAGCGGCTTTGTCAACGGTGTCCTGGACAAGCTTTCCGCCCTCGCGAAAGATAACCCCACTGCTCCGCTGGGCTAAAAAACCGCTGAAGGTTTGTTGCTGACCGCTAATAGCAGATAGCTGATAGCTTTACTCGTACCGCTTGAACACCAGGGTGGCGTTGGTCCCGCCAAACCCGAATGAGTTGTTGATGGCGACCCGCACCTTAGTCTGGCGCGCCTTGTTCGCGACGTAATCAAGATCGCACTCAGGATCCGGCTCATCATAGTTGATGGTCGGCGGAATCACGC is part of the Candidatus Methylomirabilis limnetica genome and harbors:
- the trxA gene encoding thioredoxin, whose product is MASGKIVEVTDHNFDEQVIKGTGLILVDFWAEWCGPCRMIAPILEELAVECEGQITIAKLNVDENRQASARFGIRSIPTILFFKDGVQVEQIVGAMAKSAIKTKVQQHL
- a CDS encoding GlcG/HbpS family heme-binding protein; protein product: MMISKRFKTNMSVTFAISGMLLSTIMLSGGAAYAKSSDKDCSQVPTHSALKSALTTARNDASNNGGFDLDMWGTIVNRDGFVCAVAFTGADRGSQWPGSRVISAQKANTANAFSLAGLSLSTANLWAAVQPGGSLFGLQHSNPVDTGEAYDGPSSKFGQSNDPLVGGRMGGVNVFGGGLAMYNSSGVLVGAVGVSGDTSCADHNIAWRTRHTLNMDFVPGGVGADATRADNINYQGIVAAPSVANDFSHPICKIGGADGVSAISAALPVTQ
- the rnc gene encoding ribonuclease III encodes the protein MKKSTQAAAESLPNSVCGYHFQDLTLLKAALTHPSSTDPSQADVRLHYQRLEFLGDAVWSLYVSDALVSLLPTASEGELTIRRASLVSGAALAEMAMSHGLAPLLLLSKGEELTGGRQKARVLASTFEAVIGAIYLDDGVREIHNLAREACVNALSGEALDHDPKTALQQLAQSLLRATPRYRLLCRSGPPHAPTFEVEVVVERSPIAKGKGRSRQEAEQEAARAALILLPDLVSTVTTQVDRLKAEG
- the smc gene encoding chromosome segregation protein SMC; protein product: MRLLRLTAFGFKSFAEKVEVAFEPGVTAIVGPNGCGKSNLSDAIRWALGEQRAKLLRGDRMDDLIFAGNSVRKPLGMAEVSLIFTDNYGNIPTEFHEVTVTRRLYRSGESEYLLNHVPCRLRDITDLFLDTGFGSEPYALIEQGSIGNIVSAKPSERRLLIEEAAGIMTYKVRKRSALSKLEAAELNLLRVSDIIQEVERQRNSLKRQANKAERYRTYQDRALELKGFLKFSELQRLRQQLTLLQDSALAAQGEVDSLQAAVVAVEAEQEAVRIRELEQEQARAVSQERLHELRTHLSRDEAELNHLRQMLDESALRKKERRDRSAHLQSRRVALAQQEAEVREQEQLLAGELHASRAQLDLKSSELHVLEETIATAAQAFEAKRRRLIQDAAALADRRNHLTGLRERQRLYGTQRDVAALRTARIEQQDRDLVPLEEEQRAVLERAVAQLTLLQAERKELTQQTAEEETERESNKPQLEAIRGESAKLHSRLASLIELSQSFEGYADGHRYLLQQKAQGEARLHGLRNSLAELLEVPDRYERAIEALLGDALQGLAMQRAEDVQEAIRLLTERGQGRATFLLHPEAISGQRSAISDQDGTPAARLREIIPSSGASVEGLALDLIRFAEGDRPLVEALLADGVIVRELSDALALRASLPSPFAIATLTGELVTSRGIIAGGPGGDSGILPRRREIARLQGRVRELHDSLQAVETSWEASCRRSAHFAESLELLNQRLHELEIERLKAEATCSHTSGERRRLMQQIEVLTYEARSHEEDLRVLSEEIRTIEHSLLELEGRDQATQIETVKLEAEAVARQQERDGLIREVGESRVQLTALLGRREILTHSLTRTVEELGQVGGELESLEGELVEQQLRETKMEAAVIQLQTRLTSLVAEEQVAQRLVVTQDEARRELSERRQSIDDRLRGLKQSLAEKQQAWSDAAIRLAELRNTISLLEEALRKEGPQEVEAIALRLSSSGLEVEAANNELDNLTTKIAELGAVNMAALEEYQELAERHSFLSAQVEDLSSSAHSLRTAISEINHTIQQRFNETLETVAGHLDRLWNCLIPGGQAFLSLAELEPGEEEPGVEMAVRIPGKRAALNLLSGGEKALAALSLLLALFHTRPSPFCLLDEVDAPLDDANAERFASLLKEMASSAQFLLITHNKRTMAAADLLYGVTMEEHGVSKLLSLRMGRAA
- the ftsY gene encoding signal recognition particle-docking protein FtsY, producing the protein MNDTARKGLFGRFVAGLARTRQGLVGQIERLFGGNIPTAANLETLEELLIAADFGPALAQQLMAPLQERLGRRDLSNLDQVEAALKQGILAILNGTAPPPSSIDHHTKPQVLLFLGINGSGKTTTIGKLANRLSSNGGLVVLAGADTFRAAAIEQLQLWGRRVGADVICHQAGADPSAVVFDAVQAACSRGASHLLIDTAGRLHTKRNLMEELKKIQRVASRQMPDAPHERIMVIDATSGLNALVQAKAFHEAVGLTGLILTKLDGTARGGVVVAIADQLKLPITFVGLGEGVDDLQPFVPEAFTDALFARS
- the ribD gene encoding bifunctional diaminohydroxyphosphoribosylaminopyrimidine deaminase/5-amino-6-(5-phosphoribosylamino)uracil reductase RibD, with the translated sequence MFSSDDELFMRRALVLAAKGRGRTSPNPMVGAVVVRGGSIVSEGYHARAGESHAEVVAIENAAGAASGADLYVTLEPCCHHGLTPPCTDRIIQAGIRRVVIPILDPNPLVSGEGVQTLREAGIIVEQGLLSEEAASLNEAFTKFITCRTPFVILKAAVSLDGKIATRTGDARWISGEQSREHVHKLRDQVDAIIVGIGTIRRDNPRLTTRLPAGGHDPIRVIVDGLGPLPLESQVLQAGAASRTWVAVASDAPPQRIEALLNRGLTVLEAGGSHGRISLELLLKRLGEREVTSVMIEGGEGVFTSAIEEGVVDKFLLFVAPMLVGGKTAPSLFGGVGVEEIGQALRLSRLRIEQLGGDVLIEGYRSKYEGTC